A single genomic interval of Inquilinus sp. Marseille-Q2685 harbors:
- the xdhA gene encoding xanthine dehydrogenase small subunit → MRDTVRFLLGDELREIRTVDPTLTVLDWLRIEERRTGTKEGCAEGDCGACTVVVGRRDGDRVRYEPVNACIRFLATLDGCQLLTVEHLKAANGSLHPVQQAMVDCHGSQCGFCTPGFVMALFALYRNDAAPGEGRIDDALAGNLCRCTGYAPIVAAGRKMYELGAPEADRFAAAEAETVKRLEALEDGETVAVGDGARRFYAPATADAMAALLLEHPDATIVSGATDVGLWVTKQMRVLPAVIYTGRVRDLCGIRETADGFEIGAATTYAEAIGPLGRAYPDLGELIRRIGAEQVRAVGTIGGNIANGSPIGDTPPALIAAGATLVLRRGDERRSLPLEDFFIAYGQQDRRPGEFVESVFLPKLRPGDRFRAYKISKRFDQDISAVCAAFRLRVEDGRVAEIRIAYGGMAGTPKRAAATEAALLGRPWTEDVVRAALPALARDFTPLTDWRASAGYRARVAANLLLKLHAETADPAAETRLVGERSLAHA, encoded by the coding sequence ATGCGAGACACCGTCCGTTTCCTCCTGGGCGACGAGCTGCGCGAGATCCGCACGGTCGATCCGACCCTGACCGTGCTGGACTGGCTGCGGATCGAGGAGCGCAGGACCGGCACCAAGGAAGGCTGCGCCGAGGGCGATTGCGGCGCCTGCACCGTGGTGGTCGGCCGGCGCGACGGCGACCGGGTGCGCTACGAGCCCGTGAACGCCTGCATCCGCTTCCTGGCGACGCTGGACGGCTGCCAGCTGCTGACGGTCGAGCACCTGAAGGCGGCCAACGGTTCGCTGCACCCGGTACAGCAGGCGATGGTCGATTGCCACGGGTCGCAATGCGGCTTCTGCACCCCCGGCTTCGTCATGGCGCTGTTCGCGCTGTACCGCAACGACGCGGCGCCAGGCGAAGGCCGGATCGACGACGCCCTGGCCGGCAATCTGTGCCGCTGCACCGGCTATGCCCCGATCGTCGCCGCCGGCCGGAAGATGTACGAGCTGGGCGCGCCGGAGGCCGACCGCTTCGCCGCGGCCGAGGCGGAGACGGTGAAGCGGCTCGAGGCACTGGAGGACGGGGAGACGGTCGCGGTCGGCGATGGCGCCCGGCGCTTCTATGCCCCGGCCACAGCCGACGCGATGGCGGCGCTGCTGCTGGAGCATCCGGACGCCACCATCGTCTCCGGCGCCACCGATGTCGGGCTGTGGGTCACCAAGCAGATGCGGGTGCTACCCGCGGTGATCTATACCGGCCGGGTGCGCGACCTGTGCGGCATCCGCGAGACCGCGGACGGCTTCGAGATCGGCGCCGCCACCACCTATGCCGAGGCGATCGGACCGCTGGGCCGGGCCTATCCCGACCTGGGCGAACTGATCCGCCGCATCGGGGCGGAACAGGTGCGCGCCGTCGGCACCATCGGCGGCAACATCGCCAACGGGTCGCCGATCGGCGACACGCCGCCTGCCCTGATCGCCGCCGGCGCGACGCTGGTTCTGCGCCGCGGGGATGAGCGCCGGTCGCTGCCGCTGGAGGATTTCTTCATCGCCTATGGCCAGCAGGACCGGCGGCCCGGCGAGTTCGTCGAGAGCGTCTTCCTGCCGAAGCTGCGGCCCGGCGACCGCTTCCGCGCCTACAAGATCAGCAAGCGCTTCGACCAGGACATCTCCGCCGTCTGCGCCGCCTTCCGGCTGCGGGTCGAGGACGGCCGCGTCGCCGAGATCCGCATCGCCTATGGCGGCATGGCCGGCACGCCAAAGCGGGCGGCTGCGACCGAGGCGGCGCTGCTGGGGCGGCCCTGGACCGAGGACGTCGTCCGCGCCGCCCTGCCCGCTCTGGCCCGGGATTTCACGCCGCTGACCGACTGGCGCGCCAGCGCCGGCTATCGCGCCCGGGTCGCCGCCAACCTGCTGCTGAAGCTGCACGCCGAAACCGCCGATCCCGCCGCCGAGACGCGGCTGGTCGGCGAGCGGAGCCTGGCCCATGCCTGA
- the xdhB gene encoding xanthine dehydrogenase molybdopterin binding subunit: MPDTTLSQAKADRIDGAVHDPRRHDSAHKHVSGEAVYIDDIPEPAGLLHVCLGLSERAHARIRSIDLDKVRAAPGVVRVFTAADVPGENDIGCNHLGDEPLFAAELVQHVGQPVFAVAAETRDQARRAARLAVIDYEELTPVLDYDAAKAAGTLVTKPMTLKRGDAKAAIAAAPRRVEGRMRIGGQEHFYLESQVALALPGEDGDVTVHSSTQHPSEVQHIVASVLGVPDGAVTVEIRRMGGGFGGKETQANLFAAAAALVAKATGRAAKLRPDRDDDMAITGKRHDFEVDYAVGFDEEGRIEGVEMLLAARCGWSADLSGPVTDRALFHADNAYFYPAVHLSSLPLKTNTQSATAFRGFGGPQGLVAGERLIEEIAFAVGRDPLEIRKLNFYGTADRNVTPYHQTVEDNIAPQLVAELERDSDYWARRAEIRAWNRTSRFLKRGLALTPVKFGISFTMTAYNQAGALVHVYKDGSIHLNHGGTEMGQGLYTKVAQVVAEEFQVDIGRVHITATTTGKVPNTSATAASSGADLNGMAARAGARMIKDRLIAFAAERWQVKPDQVVFRRNTVQVGDQEVPFAELVRAAYFGRVQLSAAGFYKTPKIHWDRAAGRGRPFYYFAYGAAVSEVTVDTLTGEYRLDRTDILHDAGRSLNPAIDRGQVEGGFVQGAGWLTMEELWWDAKGRLRTHAPSTYKIPVASDRPKIFNVRLADTRNHEETIYRSKAVGEPPFMLGVSVLHAISDAVASVADHKICPRLDPPATPEKVLDAVERLRAAAGEAE; the protein is encoded by the coding sequence ATGCCTGACACCACCCTCTCCCAGGCCAAAGCCGACCGCATCGACGGCGCGGTGCACGACCCGCGCCGGCACGACAGCGCCCACAAGCATGTCAGCGGCGAGGCCGTCTATATCGACGACATCCCGGAGCCGGCGGGGCTGCTGCATGTCTGCCTGGGGCTGAGCGAGAGGGCGCATGCCCGGATCCGGTCGATCGACCTGGACAAAGTGCGCGCTGCGCCGGGTGTCGTGCGCGTCTTCACCGCCGCGGATGTGCCCGGTGAGAACGACATCGGCTGCAACCATCTGGGCGACGAGCCGCTGTTCGCCGCCGAGCTGGTGCAGCATGTCGGCCAGCCGGTCTTCGCCGTGGCCGCCGAGACCCGCGACCAGGCCCGCCGCGCCGCCCGCCTGGCCGTGATCGACTATGAGGAGCTGACGCCGGTCCTGGACTACGACGCGGCGAAGGCCGCCGGCACGCTGGTGACCAAGCCGATGACGCTGAAGCGCGGCGACGCCAAGGCGGCGATCGCGGCCGCGCCGCGCAGGGTCGAGGGCCGGATGCGGATCGGCGGGCAGGAGCATTTCTATCTGGAGAGCCAGGTGGCCCTGGCCCTGCCGGGCGAGGACGGCGACGTCACCGTCCACTCCTCGACCCAGCACCCGAGCGAGGTGCAGCACATCGTGGCATCCGTACTGGGCGTGCCGGACGGGGCGGTGACGGTCGAGATCCGGCGCATGGGCGGCGGCTTCGGCGGCAAGGAGACCCAGGCCAACCTGTTCGCCGCCGCGGCCGCGCTGGTGGCCAAGGCGACCGGCCGCGCCGCCAAGCTGCGGCCGGACCGCGACGACGACATGGCGATCACCGGCAAGCGCCACGATTTCGAGGTCGACTATGCGGTCGGCTTCGACGAGGAGGGCCGGATCGAGGGCGTGGAGATGCTGCTGGCCGCGCGCTGCGGCTGGTCGGCCGACCTGTCCGGCCCGGTCACCGACCGCGCCCTGTTCCACGCCGACAACGCCTATTTCTACCCGGCGGTGCACCTGTCCTCCCTGCCGCTGAAGACCAACACCCAGTCGGCCACCGCCTTCCGCGGCTTCGGCGGGCCGCAGGGGCTGGTGGCGGGAGAGCGGCTGATCGAGGAGATCGCCTTCGCGGTCGGCCGCGACCCGCTCGAGATCCGCAAGCTGAACTTCTACGGCACCGCCGACCGCAACGTGACGCCCTACCACCAGACGGTGGAGGACAACATCGCGCCGCAGCTGGTGGCGGAGCTGGAGCGCGACAGCGACTACTGGGCCCGGCGCGCCGAGATCCGCGCCTGGAACCGGACCAGCCGCTTCCTCAAGCGCGGCCTGGCGCTGACGCCGGTGAAGTTCGGCATCTCCTTCACCATGACCGCCTACAACCAGGCCGGCGCTCTGGTGCATGTCTACAAGGACGGGTCGATCCACCTGAACCACGGCGGCACCGAGATGGGCCAGGGCCTGTACACCAAGGTCGCCCAGGTCGTGGCCGAGGAGTTCCAGGTCGATATCGGCCGCGTCCACATCACCGCCACCACCACCGGCAAGGTGCCGAACACCTCGGCCACCGCCGCCTCCTCCGGCGCCGACCTGAACGGCATGGCGGCCCGGGCCGGGGCGCGGATGATCAAGGACCGGCTGATCGCCTTCGCCGCCGAGCGCTGGCAGGTGAAGCCCGACCAGGTGGTGTTCCGCCGCAATACGGTGCAGGTCGGCGACCAGGAGGTGCCGTTCGCGGAGCTGGTGCGCGCCGCCTATTTCGGCCGGGTGCAGCTGTCCGCCGCCGGCTTCTACAAGACGCCGAAGATCCACTGGGACCGCGCCGCCGGCCGCGGCCGCCCCTTCTACTACTTCGCCTATGGCGCCGCGGTCAGCGAGGTCACGGTCGACACCCTGACCGGCGAGTACCGGCTGGACCGGACCGACATCCTGCATGATGCCGGCCGTTCCCTGAACCCCGCGATTGACCGCGGCCAGGTCGAGGGCGGCTTCGTCCAGGGCGCCGGCTGGCTGACCATGGAGGAGCTGTGGTGGGACGCCAAGGGCCGGCTGCGGACCCATGCGCCCTCCACCTACAAGATCCCGGTGGCCAGCGACCGGCCGAAGATCTTCAACGTCCGGCTGGCCGACACGCGGAACCATGAGGAGACGATCTACCGCTCCAAGGCGGTGGGCGAGCCGCCCTTCATGCTCGGCGTCTCGGTGCTGCACGCGATCTCGGACGCCGTCGCCAGCGTCGCCGACCACAAGATCTGCCCCCGCCTCGACCCGCCGGCGACGCCGGAGAAGGTGCTGGACGCGGTGGAACGGCTGCGGGCAGCGGCGGGAGAGGCGGAATGA
- the xdhC gene encoding xanthine dehydrogenase accessory protein XdhC, giving the protein MTPLAPTLRLWLGDGEPTVLVTLAEARGSTPREAGVHMLVTGSTSRGTIGGGRMEWDAIAAARGLIAAKERSQRVEIPLGPAIGQCCGGYVVIELELADGATLARIEAEEADEAATRPSVLVFGAGHVGKALARALAPLPVKIQWVDGRADEFPAEIPEGITRRLTPTPTDVIAEAPPGAAYLVMTHSHAMDFEVTEAALRRGDAAYVGLIGSATKRERFERWFRARGNDPRRAGDLTCPIGAGLGRDKRPSVIAAMVAAELLIAFAKAKDVSATADKPAAGAAPEQEAAWTATRGPAPRGSNSAASPRASRASSRTTA; this is encoded by the coding sequence ATGACCCCCCTCGCCCCCACCCTGCGGCTGTGGCTCGGCGACGGCGAGCCGACGGTGCTGGTGACGCTAGCGGAGGCCCGCGGCTCGACCCCACGGGAGGCCGGGGTGCACATGCTGGTCACCGGCAGCACCAGCCGCGGCACCATCGGCGGCGGGCGGATGGAGTGGGACGCGATCGCCGCCGCCCGCGGCCTGATCGCGGCCAAGGAGCGGTCGCAGCGGGTCGAGATCCCGCTGGGCCCCGCCATCGGCCAGTGCTGCGGCGGCTATGTCGTGATCGAGCTGGAGCTGGCCGACGGCGCCACCCTGGCCCGGATCGAGGCCGAGGAGGCGGACGAGGCCGCGACCCGCCCCAGCGTCCTGGTGTTCGGCGCCGGCCATGTCGGCAAGGCGCTGGCCCGCGCCCTGGCGCCGCTGCCCGTCAAGATCCAGTGGGTCGATGGCCGCGCCGACGAGTTCCCGGCCGAGATCCCGGAGGGCATCACCCGGCGGCTGACGCCGACCCCGACCGACGTGATCGCCGAGGCGCCGCCCGGCGCCGCCTACCTGGTCATGACCCACAGCCACGCCATGGATTTCGAGGTCACCGAGGCGGCGCTGCGCCGCGGCGACGCCGCCTATGTCGGACTGATCGGATCGGCCACCAAGCGCGAGCGCTTCGAGCGCTGGTTCCGGGCCCGGGGCAACGACCCGCGGCGCGCCGGAGACCTGACCTGCCCGATCGGGGCGGGCCTCGGGCGCGACAAGCGCCCGTCCGTCATCGCCGCCATGGTCGCGGCGGAATTGCTCATCGCCTTCGCCAAGGCTAAGGACGTGTCCGCCACCGCCGACAAACCGGCGGCGGGGGCGGCTCCAGAACAGGAGGCTGCATGGACCGCAACCCGGGGGCCGGCCCCGCGCGGATCGAACTCCGCGGCATCACCAAGAGCTTCGCGAGCCTCGTCGCGAACGACGGCGTAA
- a CDS encoding ABC transporter ATP-binding protein, translated as MDRNPGAGPARIELRGITKSFASLVANDGVSFSVQPGEIHALLGENGAGKSTLVKSIYGLLQPDAGEILWNGQPVRPSSPHEARRLGIGMVFQHFSLFEALTVAENIALGLESPPDRRVLAKRIREVSEAYGLPLDPHREIHTLSVGERQRVEIVRCLLQDPKLLIMDEPTSVLTPQEVERLFETLRRLASEGCSILYISHKLHEIKALCGRATIMRAGKVVGSCDPAVETARSMAQMMIGAELRTLSRRGARGASDPKLVVEGLSLPADGPFGTALKEIGFTVGAGEILGIAGIAGNGQNELLQALSGERRVRPAGAIRIAGKPAGQMSAEQRRLLGLCSVPEERNGHAAVPEMSLAANTLLSARNRMKLAPGGLIRAGLARRYAERVIHEFGVKARGAEAAAGSLSGGNLQKYVVGREVLQTPEVFIVSQPTWGVDAGAATAIHQALMTLAQNGAAVVVISQDLDELLQITDRLAVINLGRLSEARPTAEISVAEIGLLMGGLHGTEPAAADQKEPAVHVA; from the coding sequence ATGGACCGCAACCCGGGGGCCGGCCCCGCGCGGATCGAACTCCGCGGCATCACCAAGAGCTTCGCGAGCCTCGTCGCGAACGACGGCGTAAGCTTTTCCGTCCAGCCCGGCGAGATCCACGCGCTGCTCGGCGAGAACGGCGCCGGCAAGTCGACGCTGGTCAAATCCATCTACGGGCTGCTGCAGCCCGATGCCGGCGAGATCCTGTGGAACGGACAGCCGGTCCGTCCCTCCAGCCCGCACGAGGCCCGCCGCCTCGGCATCGGCATGGTGTTCCAGCACTTCTCGCTGTTCGAGGCCCTGACCGTGGCCGAGAACATCGCGCTAGGCCTGGAGAGCCCGCCCGACCGGCGCGTCCTGGCCAAGCGCATCCGCGAGGTGTCCGAGGCCTACGGCCTGCCGCTGGACCCGCATCGCGAGATCCACACCCTGTCGGTCGGCGAGCGCCAGCGGGTCGAGATCGTGCGCTGCCTGCTGCAGGATCCGAAGCTGCTGATCATGGACGAGCCGACCTCGGTCCTGACCCCGCAGGAGGTGGAGCGGCTGTTCGAGACGCTGCGCCGCCTGGCGTCGGAAGGCTGCTCGATCCTCTACATCAGCCACAAGCTGCACGAGATCAAGGCGCTGTGCGGCCGGGCCACGATCATGCGCGCCGGCAAGGTCGTCGGCTCCTGCGACCCGGCGGTCGAGACCGCGCGCAGCATGGCGCAGATGATGATCGGGGCCGAGCTGCGAACCTTGTCCCGCCGCGGCGCCCGTGGCGCGTCCGACCCGAAGCTGGTGGTGGAGGGCCTGAGCCTGCCCGCCGACGGGCCCTTTGGCACCGCGCTGAAGGAGATCGGCTTCACCGTCGGCGCCGGCGAGATCCTGGGCATCGCCGGCATCGCCGGCAACGGCCAGAACGAGCTGCTGCAGGCGCTGTCGGGCGAGCGGCGGGTGCGGCCCGCCGGCGCCATCCGCATCGCCGGCAAGCCGGCCGGGCAGATGAGCGCGGAGCAGCGCCGCCTGCTGGGCCTGTGCAGCGTGCCGGAGGAGCGCAACGGCCACGCCGCGGTGCCGGAGATGAGCCTGGCGGCCAACACGCTGCTGAGCGCCCGCAACCGCATGAAGCTGGCGCCCGGCGGGCTGATCCGCGCCGGCCTGGCCCGCCGCTATGCCGAGCGGGTGATCCACGAATTCGGCGTCAAGGCCCGCGGCGCCGAGGCGGCGGCCGGCAGCCTGTCCGGCGGCAACCTGCAGAAATACGTGGTCGGGCGCGAGGTGCTGCAGACACCCGAGGTCTTCATCGTGTCGCAGCCGACCTGGGGCGTCGACGCCGGCGCCGCCACCGCGATCCACCAGGCGCTGATGACCCTGGCCCAGAACGGCGCCGCGGTGGTGGTGATCTCGCAGGATCTCGACGAGCTGCTGCAGATCACCGACCGCCTTGCGGTGATCAATCTCGGCCGCCTGTCCGAGGCGCGGCCGACCGCCGAGATCTCGGTCGCCGAGATCGGCCTGCTGATGGGCGGGCTGCACGGGACCGAGCCGGCCGCGGCCGACCAGAAGGAGCCTGCCGTCCATGTCGCTTAG
- a CDS encoding ABC transporter permease, whose product MSLRIEPRREPSRAMVWLTPLIAIALTIASGWLLFLALGLDPAETLYQFLIAPVETFYGWTELGVKAAPLILIATGLAIGFRANVWNIGAEGQLVIGAIAAAAVALGFWGEEGWWILPAMCIAGALGGMAYAAIPAFLKTRFDVSEILTSLMLTYVASLVLGILVFGPWKDPDGYNFPQTRMFTDAAVLPILVEGTRLHLGVLVAGLVAVGAWFLMGRTVFGFQIQVVGQAPAAARFAGFSRKRVTWFALLLSGALAGLAGTFEAAGPIGQLIPQLTPGYGFTAIIVAFLGRLHPIGIVAAGLVMALSYIGGENAQVSAGLPTAATGVFQGMLLFYLLAADVLVRYRLRWASAKPVPEPMTVS is encoded by the coding sequence ATGTCGCTTAGGATCGAACCGCGCCGCGAGCCGTCGCGCGCCATGGTGTGGCTGACGCCGCTGATCGCCATCGCCCTGACCATCGCCAGCGGCTGGCTGCTGTTCCTGGCGCTGGGCCTGGACCCGGCCGAGACGCTGTACCAGTTTCTGATCGCGCCGGTCGAGACCTTCTACGGCTGGACCGAGCTGGGGGTGAAGGCAGCGCCGCTGATCCTGATCGCCACCGGCCTGGCCATCGGCTTCCGCGCCAATGTCTGGAACATCGGCGCCGAGGGCCAGCTGGTGATAGGCGCCATCGCCGCCGCCGCCGTGGCGCTGGGCTTCTGGGGCGAGGAGGGCTGGTGGATCCTGCCCGCCATGTGCATCGCCGGCGCCCTGGGCGGCATGGCCTATGCCGCGATCCCGGCCTTCCTGAAGACCCGCTTCGACGTCAGCGAGATCCTGACCAGCCTGATGCTGACCTATGTCGCCTCGCTGGTGCTGGGCATCCTGGTGTTCGGTCCGTGGAAGGACCCGGACGGCTACAACTTCCCGCAGACCCGGATGTTCACCGACGCCGCCGTGCTGCCGATCCTGGTCGAAGGCACCCGGCTGCATCTCGGCGTGCTGGTGGCGGGGCTGGTCGCGGTCGGCGCCTGGTTCCTGATGGGCCGCACCGTGTTCGGCTTCCAGATCCAGGTGGTGGGCCAGGCCCCGGCCGCCGCCCGCTTCGCCGGCTTCAGCCGCAAGCGCGTGACCTGGTTCGCCCTGCTGCTGTCCGGCGCCCTGGCCGGGCTTGCCGGCACCTTCGAGGCGGCGGGCCCGATCGGCCAGCTGATCCCGCAGCTGACGCCGGGCTATGGCTTCACCGCCATCATCGTCGCCTTCCTGGGCCGGCTGCACCCGATCGGCATCGTCGCCGCCGGGCTGGTCATGGCCCTGTCCTATATCGGCGGCGAGAACGCCCAGGTCTCCGCCGGGCTGCCGACCGCAGCGACCGGCGTGTTCCAGGGCATGCTGCTGTTCTACCTGCTGGCCGCCGACGTGCTGGTCCGCTACCGCCTGCGCTGGGCCTCGGCCAAGCCCGTGCCCGAACCCATGACGGTGTCGTGA
- a CDS encoding ABC transporter permease, producing MDILVLIAATVITAATPLLLAALGELVVERSGVLNLGVEGMMLIGAVTGFAVTFTTGQPALGILAAALAGTAMALIFAVLTLTLMANQVATGLALTIFGVGLSALLGAGFVGHPIAPLPKLSLPVLTDLPVVGPLLFGQDALVYLSVAMTIGVAWFLKRSRAGLVLRAVGESAESAHSIGHPVLLVRYLACLFGGAMAGLAGAFLSLSYTPLWIEGMTAGRGWIALALVVFGSWRPWRVLLGAYLFGGVTILQLHAQGIGGIEVPPQVFTMLPYLATIAVLVIIAAGPWRGRLQAPAALGKPFRPSV from the coding sequence ATGGATATCCTGGTTCTGATCGCCGCGACGGTGATCACCGCGGCCACCCCTCTGCTCCTCGCCGCACTGGGCGAGCTGGTGGTCGAGCGCTCCGGCGTCCTCAACCTCGGCGTCGAGGGCATGATGCTGATCGGCGCGGTCACCGGCTTCGCCGTGACCTTCACCACCGGCCAGCCGGCGCTGGGCATCCTGGCCGCGGCCCTGGCCGGCACGGCGATGGCGCTGATCTTCGCCGTGCTGACCCTGACGCTGATGGCCAACCAGGTCGCCACCGGCCTGGCCCTGACCATCTTCGGCGTGGGCTTGAGCGCCCTGCTCGGCGCCGGCTTCGTCGGGCACCCGATCGCGCCGCTGCCGAAGCTGTCGCTGCCGGTGCTGACCGACCTTCCGGTCGTCGGGCCGCTGCTGTTCGGCCAGGACGCGCTGGTCTACCTGTCGGTCGCGATGACCATCGGCGTGGCCTGGTTCCTGAAGCGCAGCCGCGCCGGGCTGGTGCTGCGTGCGGTCGGGGAATCGGCGGAATCGGCGCATTCGATTGGCCATCCGGTGCTGCTGGTGCGATACCTGGCCTGCCTGTTCGGCGGCGCCATGGCCGGGCTGGCCGGGGCCTTCCTGTCGCTGTCCTACACGCCGCTGTGGATCGAGGGCATGACCGCCGGCCGCGGCTGGATCGCGCTGGCGCTGGTGGTGTTCGGGTCCTGGCGGCCCTGGCGCGTGCTGCTGGGCGCCTATCTGTTCGGCGGCGTCACCATCCTGCAGCTGCACGCCCAGGGCATCGGCGGCATCGAGGTGCCGCCGCAGGTCTTCACCATGCTGCCCTATCTCGCCACCATCGCGGTGCTGGTGATCATCGCCGCGGGCCCATGGCGCGGCCGGCTGCAGGCGCCGGCGGCGCTGGGCAAGCCGTTCCGCCCTTCCGTCTGA
- a CDS encoding BMP family ABC transporter substrate-binding protein: MRFSRRSVLAGSAATLATTILPGRVWSAEPLKVGFIYIGPIGDYGWTHGHDLARREIEAHFGDKVKTSYVESVPEGPDAERVLRQLAQAGNELIFTTSFGYMNPTIRAAKQFPKVKFEHATGYQTAPNVSTYNARFHEGRAVCGTIAGHMTKSGITGYIGSVPIPEVVMGINAYTLAARKIRPDMKVKVIWVNSWYDPGKESDGAKALIDGGADILCQHTDSPAAIQVAEARGVHGFGQASDMRNFAPKAQLTAIIDEWGPYYIERVQAVLDGTWKSSSVWWGFKHGMVKLAPYNEAIPAEVVAAAEKTKADIIAGTLNPFAGPIKNQKGELVVPEGKALSDDEIAKMDWYVEGVEA; the protein is encoded by the coding sequence ATGCGCTTCTCCCGCCGGTCGGTTCTGGCGGGCTCCGCGGCCACCCTGGCGACGACGATCCTGCCCGGCCGGGTCTGGTCGGCCGAGCCGCTGAAGGTCGGCTTCATCTATATCGGGCCGATCGGCGACTATGGCTGGACCCACGGGCACGACCTCGCCCGCCGCGAGATCGAGGCGCATTTCGGCGACAAGGTGAAGACCAGCTATGTCGAGAGCGTGCCGGAAGGCCCGGACGCCGAGCGCGTGCTGCGCCAGCTGGCCCAGGCCGGCAACGAGCTGATCTTCACCACCTCCTTCGGCTACATGAACCCGACGATCCGGGCGGCCAAGCAGTTCCCGAAGGTGAAGTTCGAGCACGCCACCGGCTATCAGACCGCGCCGAATGTCAGCACCTACAACGCCCGCTTCCACGAGGGGCGCGCGGTGTGCGGCACCATCGCCGGCCACATGACCAAGTCCGGCATCACCGGCTATATCGGCTCGGTCCCCATCCCCGAGGTGGTGATGGGCATCAACGCCTACACCCTGGCGGCCCGGAAGATCCGCCCGGACATGAAGGTGAAGGTGATCTGGGTCAACAGCTGGTACGACCCGGGCAAGGAGAGCGACGGCGCCAAGGCGCTGATCGACGGCGGCGCCGACATCCTGTGCCAGCACACCGACAGCCCGGCCGCGATCCAGGTGGCGGAGGCGCGCGGCGTCCACGGCTTCGGCCAGGCGTCGGACATGCGCAACTTCGCGCCCAAGGCGCAGCTGACCGCGATCATCGACGAATGGGGGCCGTACTATATCGAGCGGGTGCAGGCCGTGCTCGACGGCACCTGGAAGTCCTCCAGCGTCTGGTGGGGCTTCAAGCACGGCATGGTCAAGCTGGCGCCGTACAACGAGGCGATCCCGGCCGAGGTCGTGGCCGCGGCGGAGAAGACCAAGGCCGACATCATCGCCGGGACGCTCAACCCCTTCGCCGGCCCGATCAAGAACCAGAAGGGCGAGCTGGTCGTGCCCGAGGGCAAGGCCCTGAGCGACGACGAGATCGCCAAGATGGACTGGTATGTCGAGGGAGTCGAAGCGTAA
- a CDS encoding cysteine desulfurase family protein, producing MTAPLYLDHLASTPLDPEVLDAMRPWLDPAAVGNPHAARHRPGWRAAEAIDAARAEVAALIGARPGEILFTGGATEANNLALLGGTPEGWPVIASAIEHPSVLACLPELAARGHRTATLPIGPDGTADLDALKSLLGGRPALVSLMAANNEIGTVQPLAEAARICAETGALLHTDAVQILSTGAIDVRVLDLAFLSLSGHKLYGPMGIGALFVREGTALRPLLHGGGQQEGRRAGTLPTALCVGLGTACRIARQRRTADARRLTALRERLFGAEQQALPGLRRNGSKDHGLPRCLNVSLAGPDAADLLLDLPDPALSTGSACSTGSPEPSHVLRAIGLSPEEAYGSLRFGLGRGTSEADVDRAAARLAEAVRARGRG from the coding sequence ATGACCGCCCCCCTCTATCTCGATCACCTCGCCTCCACCCCGCTGGATCCGGAGGTGCTGGACGCGATGCGGCCGTGGCTGGACCCGGCCGCGGTCGGCAATCCGCATGCGGCGCGGCACCGGCCGGGCTGGCGGGCGGCGGAGGCGATCGATGCCGCGCGGGCCGAGGTGGCGGCGCTGATAGGCGCCCGGCCGGGCGAGATCCTGTTCACCGGCGGCGCCACCGAGGCCAACAACCTGGCCCTGCTGGGCGGCACGCCCGAAGGCTGGCCCGTGATCGCCTCGGCGATCGAGCATCCCAGCGTCCTGGCCTGCCTGCCGGAGCTGGCGGCCCGCGGCCATCGCACCGCCACCCTGCCGATCGGGCCGGACGGCACTGCCGACCTCGACGCGCTGAAGTCGCTGCTGGGCGGGCGCCCGGCCCTGGTCTCGCTGATGGCGGCGAACAACGAGATCGGCACGGTCCAGCCGCTGGCGGAGGCGGCCCGGATCTGCGCCGAGACCGGCGCGCTGCTGCACACGGATGCGGTGCAGATCCTGTCGACCGGCGCCATCGACGTCCGCGTCCTCGACCTCGCCTTCCTCAGCCTGTCCGGGCACAAGCTGTACGGTCCGATGGGGATCGGCGCCCTGTTCGTGCGCGAGGGCACGGCGCTGCGCCCCCTCCTCCATGGCGGCGGCCAGCAGGAGGGGCGCCGGGCCGGCACCCTGCCGACCGCGCTCTGCGTCGGGCTCGGCACTGCCTGCCGCATCGCCCGGCAGCGCCGGACGGCCGATGCGCGGCGCCTGACCGCGCTGCGCGAGCGGCTGTTCGGGGCGGAGCAACAAGCCCTGCCCGGCCTGCGCCGCAACGGCTCCAAGGATCACGGCTTGCCCCGCTGCCTGAATGTCAGCCTGGCCGGCCCGGACGCGGCCGACCTGCTGCTCGACCTGCCCGACCCGGCGCTGTCCACCGGCTCCGCCTGCTCCACCGGCAGCCCGGAGCCGTCGCATGTGCTGCGCGCCATCGGCCTGTCGCCGGAGGAGGCTTACGGCAGCCTGCGCTTCGGCCTCGGCCGTGGCACCAGCGAGGCCGATGTCGACCGGGCGGCGGCGCGGCTGGCAGAGGCGGTCAGAGCGCGAGGTCGGGGCTGA